A genomic window from Agrobacterium larrymoorei includes:
- a CDS encoding DUF1491 family protein yields the protein MRLKSEIFVSALMRRVFGAGDFAAVERKGAEEAGAIFIRQRLRDGRENLYGPAPQSFAEDEEVRAERRFERRLTGAQAQEVDALLEKERRFDADLYVIELETDNVGDLFTIVG from the coding sequence ATGCGTCTCAAATCCGAAATCTTCGTTTCCGCCCTCATGCGCCGTGTGTTCGGTGCAGGTGATTTTGCCGCTGTCGAACGCAAGGGGGCCGAAGAGGCTGGGGCGATCTTCATCCGCCAACGCCTGCGGGATGGGCGCGAAAATCTTTATGGTCCAGCGCCCCAGAGCTTTGCGGAAGACGAGGAGGTTCGCGCCGAGCGCCGTTTCGAACGGCGCCTCACTGGAGCGCAAGCGCAGGAGGTGGATGCGCTTTTGGAAAAGGAGCGTCGCTTCGACGCCGATCTCTATGTGATCGAACTTGAAACCGACAATGTCGGCGACCTCTTCACCATCGTGGGGTGA
- a CDS encoding DUF2336 domain-containing protein: MATVSSFEGLPHPSKSELRQFAELFLPLFSASTAEAKREAIAALSQNPNVPSAVAFFIASQPLSLSAPFLVSSKALDDETLIAIARTQGAAHARTIVRREDLSPTVVDALVGLRHSRHATGSTHESLHTSAFQAEQTESEARAEREEKLRRQLRTMARQMHRPAGDTLGVRRLTDVQEALLVRFARERDASRFAATLADSLSASHWLSERILLDISGRQLATTLVGIGMDTDEAIFILECFYPHMRQLVGDISRAESMLESLETAECEERIESWRRADRYTINSGADATERREEPIQAHKLVVRR, encoded by the coding sequence ATGGCGACCGTCTCGAGTTTCGAAGGCTTGCCTCACCCGTCAAAATCAGAGTTGCGACAGTTCGCAGAGCTGTTCCTGCCGCTGTTTTCAGCCTCCACGGCTGAAGCGAAGAGAGAGGCGATTGCAGCGCTTTCACAGAATCCCAACGTGCCTTCCGCCGTCGCGTTCTTCATTGCAAGCCAGCCGCTGTCGCTGTCTGCACCGTTTCTCGTTTCCTCGAAGGCGCTGGATGACGAGACACTGATTGCGATCGCGCGAACGCAAGGCGCCGCCCATGCTCGGACAATCGTGCGGCGCGAAGATCTCTCCCCCACTGTCGTCGATGCTCTGGTGGGCTTACGCCACTCGCGGCACGCGACAGGCTCCACGCACGAAAGTCTTCATACGTCTGCATTTCAAGCGGAACAGACCGAAAGCGAGGCGCGGGCCGAGCGAGAAGAGAAGCTGCGCAGACAACTGCGGACCATGGCGCGCCAAATGCACCGTCCTGCGGGCGACACGCTTGGCGTTCGCCGCCTGACGGACGTACAGGAGGCACTCTTGGTACGCTTTGCCCGTGAACGCGATGCAAGCCGTTTCGCCGCCACGCTCGCGGACTCGCTTTCTGCGAGCCATTGGCTGTCGGAGCGTATCCTTCTCGATATTTCCGGCCGGCAACTGGCGACAACCCTTGTCGGGATCGGCATGGACACCGACGAGGCCATCTTTATCCTCGAATGTTTCTATCCGCATATGCGCCAGCTTGTCGGCGACATCAGCCGAGCGGAATCCATGCTGGAGTCGTTGGAGACAGCAGAGTGCGAGGAGCGCATCGAAAGCTGGCGACGGGCAGATCGCTACACGATCAATTCGGGCGCTGACGCTACAGAGCGTCGTGAGGAACCAATTCAGGCCCACAAGCTTGTGGTGCGCCGTTAA
- a CDS encoding DUF2971 domain-containing protein, producing the protein MRLYYYTKLQYGLAAIRDKRIKISLYDSLNDPFDFLGLAIDYRSERRRLSKIKKELSASFGIVCLSETWKEPLMWGHYADSHRGICLGFEVEAGAYSASFIVKNVQDLRTSVEPRFRN; encoded by the coding sequence ATGCGCTTATATTACTATACGAAACTTCAGTACGGCCTCGCCGCAATCCGTGACAAGCGTATCAAGATTTCCCTCTATGATAGCCTCAACGACCCGTTCGATTTCTTAGGACTGGCAATCGATTATCGTTCAGAACGACGTAGACTCTCAAAAATCAAGAAAGAACTCAGCGCGTCTTTTGGCATCGTCTGCTTGAGTGAGACTTGGAAAGAACCGCTGATGTGGGGTCACTATGCGGACTCTCATCGGGGCATCTGCCTTGGTTTTGAGGTAGAGGCGGGGGCCTACAGCGCATCCTTTATCGTAAAGAACGTTCAAGACTTGAGGACTTCGGTAGAACCAAGGTTTCGCAACTGA
- a CDS encoding DUF2971 domain-containing protein produces MKVSRFDTLNDAYDHVNIFVREADDVEEHRRIKQQVLDQEGVICMSRTYEQPLLWGHYADNHRGMCLVFEVPEDNQWRDIDYVEHRPKVRRFGVNRFRDLSKSQLLDIAHTKYDGWEYEEEVRRLVFLDDYDFADDIHYQEFDDFMRFRGALFGSRCTISQKQLAALLAFDEGFHYSFTKPAGAAFRVRLDTDENRKRHLAENRWIRRRPNGELILDGRRVVW; encoded by the coding sequence TTGAAGGTCTCCAGATTCGATACGCTGAATGACGCTTATGACCACGTTAATATTTTCGTTAGAGAGGCAGACGACGTTGAGGAGCATCGTCGGATCAAACAACAGGTTCTTGATCAAGAGGGCGTGATATGTATGTCCCGCACGTACGAGCAGCCACTTCTATGGGGCCACTACGCCGATAATCATAGAGGAATGTGCTTGGTATTTGAGGTACCAGAAGACAATCAATGGCGCGACATCGACTATGTGGAACACAGACCGAAAGTCAGACGGTTTGGTGTCAACAGATTTAGGGATCTTTCGAAATCCCAATTGCTAGATATCGCGCATACAAAATATGACGGTTGGGAATATGAGGAAGAAGTCAGGCGATTAGTTTTTCTTGACGATTACGACTTTGCCGACGATATCCACTATCAAGAATTCGATGATTTTATGCGCTTCCGAGGAGCGTTGTTCGGTTCTAGGTGTACTATTAGCCAAAAACAATTAGCGGCGCTTTTGGCCTTTGACGAAGGCTTCCACTACTCATTCACCAAGCCAGCAGGCGCAGCCTTTCGCGTTAGGCTCGATACCGATGAAAACCGTAAACGGCATCTCGCTGAAAACCGATGGATACGACGGAGGCCAAACGGTGAATTGATACTGGACGGCAGGCGGGTGGTTTGGTGA
- a CDS encoding recombinase family protein: MAERFVVYYRVSTQKQGVSGLGIDAQKASVKAFASSDDILAEFIEVESGTRASRPELAKALAYAKKAKATLLVAKIDRLARNVAFIANLLEAGVEIRAVDMPSANRMMMQIMAVMAEEEARAISARTKAALAQAKERGIKLGGSRSNSKDIHKTQIAICIDNAAKAMKDIQSIPGWNTLSFNALAKRLNDNGFKTTRGSTYSAMQVKRVLNRHAAQNAV, translated from the coding sequence ATGGCCGAACGCTTCGTTGTTTACTACCGCGTTTCCACCCAAAAGCAGGGTGTCTCCGGTCTCGGTATCGATGCTCAAAAAGCGTCCGTTAAAGCCTTCGCTTCAAGCGACGATATCCTTGCCGAGTTCATCGAAGTGGAAAGCGGCACGAGGGCTTCAAGGCCTGAACTAGCCAAGGCGCTTGCTTACGCTAAGAAGGCCAAGGCAACGCTTCTGGTAGCGAAGATCGACCGCTTGGCCCGTAATGTTGCGTTCATTGCCAACCTGCTTGAGGCAGGCGTTGAAATCCGCGCCGTTGATATGCCTTCGGCCAATCGAATGATGATGCAAATTATGGCGGTTATGGCCGAAGAAGAAGCCCGCGCTATATCGGCTAGAACCAAGGCGGCATTGGCACAGGCCAAAGAACGTGGGATCAAGTTGGGTGGATCCCGTTCGAACTCCAAGGATATTCATAAGACGCAGATTGCTATCTGCATCGATAACGCTGCCAAGGCAATGAAGGATATCCAATCAATCCCCGGCTGGAACACCCTATCGTTCAACGCTCTTGCAAAGCGCTTGAATGACAATGGCTTCAAGACAACCAGAGGCTCCACCTACAGCGCAATGCAGGTCAAAAGGGTCTTGAATAGACACGCCGCACAGAACGCCGTGTGA
- a CDS encoding KAP family P-loop NTPase fold protein: METNAWKDDLLDREWDGEFLYRLAKGRNDENVRTQKGSFVLNIDAPWGQGKTFFLNALRNQVVEAGHPAIFINAWQYDFVDDPFSIVVAALDRYFKSIEDQKEITKTEKFQNGLRVVRSEFLNITWALSKAVLKKAINKVAENGVEEVTSVFDNTTKSDDKPSERGFAEEMAETVNNTIDSFTDAAIDKFAQTRIDMINQTKDSLDRFQGGLKLIIEALKDAKKHPLPLFIFIDELDRCRPTYAISMLERIKHLFDIPNVVFLIATDTTSLSHSVKAVYGNEFKSREYLGRFFNRTYKLPEASNEKIILNILKDRGTDIAKWTLPIPDAGLHDFAIFLNDTAERFEMNIRPVKQALDILMDITSAWDEPYPLELTYLFALICEFVCTGEIDDVSLRDRMQRLQNQWKYDHHGDVLSYVDVFHNIGKMARMKISDALHDSQNHMRNTGDNRLPGYLYRSILGEAKAHHNKAAITKASFSQYRDMILHSRLFQQ; encoded by the coding sequence ATGGAAACAAATGCTTGGAAAGATGATTTGCTTGACCGCGAGTGGGACGGAGAGTTCCTTTACCGTTTAGCAAAGGGTCGTAATGATGAAAATGTTCGTACCCAAAAAGGGTCTTTCGTTCTCAACATCGATGCGCCTTGGGGTCAGGGCAAAACTTTCTTTCTAAACGCATTGCGCAATCAGGTAGTTGAGGCAGGACACCCGGCCATCTTTATAAATGCCTGGCAGTACGATTTTGTTGACGACCCCTTTTCGATAGTCGTTGCCGCATTGGATCGGTACTTCAAAAGTATCGAGGATCAAAAAGAAATTACCAAAACTGAAAAGTTCCAAAATGGCCTGCGGGTCGTGCGGTCTGAATTCCTCAATATAACGTGGGCGCTTAGCAAAGCCGTACTGAAAAAGGCAATCAATAAAGTTGCCGAAAACGGCGTCGAGGAAGTCACGAGCGTTTTCGACAACACGACGAAAAGCGACGACAAACCGTCTGAAAGAGGCTTTGCGGAAGAGATGGCCGAGACGGTCAACAATACAATCGACTCATTCACTGACGCGGCAATCGACAAGTTCGCTCAAACTCGAATTGATATGATCAACCAAACCAAGGACAGTCTCGACAGATTCCAAGGGGGCTTGAAATTGATCATCGAGGCGTTGAAGGATGCCAAGAAGCATCCTTTGCCTCTGTTCATCTTCATTGACGAATTAGATAGATGCAGGCCAACCTACGCCATTTCGATGCTTGAGAGAATCAAGCATCTCTTCGACATTCCAAACGTCGTATTTCTAATTGCAACAGATACGACCTCGCTCAGTCATTCCGTAAAAGCAGTCTACGGGAACGAGTTTAAAAGCAGAGAGTACCTTGGGCGGTTTTTCAACAGGACGTACAAACTTCCAGAGGCTTCCAATGAAAAGATCATTTTGAACATTCTGAAGGACCGCGGAACCGACATTGCGAAATGGACTTTGCCCATACCGGACGCAGGTCTACACGACTTCGCTATATTCCTGAACGATACAGCCGAGCGTTTTGAAATGAACATCCGGCCTGTCAAGCAAGCGCTTGACATATTGATGGATATCACGTCCGCTTGGGACGAGCCGTATCCTCTTGAACTTACCTATTTGTTTGCGCTGATCTGCGAATTCGTATGCACTGGTGAGATAGATGACGTTAGTTTACGTGATCGAATGCAGCGTTTGCAGAACCAATGGAAGTACGACCATCACGGTGACGTGTTGTCCTACGTTGATGTATTTCATAACATCGGAAAGATGGCACGGATGAAAATTAGTGATGCGCTGCACGATAGTCAGAATCATATGAGAAACACCGGTGACAATCGTCTCCCCGGTTATCTTTACAGAAGCATTCTCGGCGAAGCAAAAGCGCACCACAACAAGGCTGCGATCACGAAGGCCTCTTTCTCTCAGTATCGAGATATGATTCTGCATTCACGACTTTTCCAACAGTGA